The window catGTTTTTCACTCCTGGGATTGACCATCCCAAGCACTTGGAGATGGGTGTCCATCCCACAGCCAGGAGCTCTTGGGGCAGTGACTGTTCCCAGCACGATGGTCACGGCCTGACAGGGGGAATCTTGTCTTTAAAATCTGAGTTTTCAAATATAAGTCTATAAAATCCCCTGTGtgtggatttggggggggtcaCTGTCCATccccccaggctgcagctgttGGTTCAGCAGGGGGATGAGCAACCTGGAGGTTTTGGGAGGGTTGTACCCCCTCACCTCTCATCCCACAGCCACCAAGGGCAGTTCAGGGGATATTTATACACCCACAGAGAGACAAACATTCCCTTGGAGGCCAAGAGGACAACATTTTTATCCAATTAACCCAGTACagcatttcctcctccctcaggccaTCCCATTTATTCCAGGAGGACAGCTCAAGGTGTCAGCTCTTTCAGGCTGGGACACGTGCTTCCAAAATTGGCCTTCCTTTGCTTCCTGATGACTTTCCTTCATTAAAGTTGTGCAGTTAATTACCCAGACACCcacacagcaaacaaacaaatcaaaacaagttCCTGCTGAACTGGGCACCAGCAGGTGCAGCTGATCCACCTCCCAGTGTgcccagatcccagcaggagaaGCTCAGGAGGGCACTCAGACACTCAGTTGTCCTTGCTGTGTTGGGCTGAAATGTTGGTAATCTCTTAAATATTGTCAAAATCATCACAGAATGAGGataaattttctattttcacctctctgtcactctctttcttcccccctcctccttttcctgtttaattctctctttccctgcctCACGTTTACTGTTAAATAACAGTAAATTACACATTTACTCTTAAAATTATTGTTACTGTTTTAATTATCAATTGGTactattaattattaatatatcAATTAATTAACATAACTATTAATATAactattaatttattatttaattaatagCAATTGGCTATTATTCATGAATTTGATTAATTTTCTTACTAttattttataacaaaatattttatttaaaaatttaattattttcttaataaattatttgctATAATAATTAACAATTATtaatagttttatttatttatttaattgatttttcttaGTAGCTTATTACTATTGgttattatttaataattaattaaataatattgcttaaataatattaattaaatatttaatgtgaaGTATTAACATTAATATtgaatttaataattaatatttaattaatgttaaatattaattactaattttaatattcatttAAGCAATGTTTaacattaattaaattaatattaaatattaattcaaTAATTAATggttaaattaattaaatcattagttaaataatattaaatcaATTGGTACTGTTAAATTATTAACTGTTAAATTATTCACATGtgctgttaaataaaatccacaTTCCTCCCTTTGGCAGCTGGTCTCGTTTGCACCTTAATTCAGGCAGAGGCATTTCTAATAATTTGAATAACTGGATCAAAACACTTCtccacccccatcccaccaACGCTgggccccagggctggagctgcaggtgtgcccaggctgtgccaggctgtgcccaccCCCTTACCTGTGCAGTGCTCTGCAGGTGGGTgaggtgggaggacagggcctGCAGGCAGCGCTCGGGGCTGAACTGCACAAACCACAGCTGGAAGGGGCAGGTTAAGGAGGGAATGGTTCCatcttcccagctccctggggatGGGAGGTGGGAtctcacagggagcagagcctgtgGGATGCTCAGGATACAGCCAGGACCCAAAAACCACATCACAGGGCTCGTTTTAAGTGCCATTTAGGGCTGTTTTTAAGCCATGTCTGCTCTAAGACAAAACTTCAAATTATTGGGACAAGAAGAGGGGTGGCAGAGAAAGGGACATTACCCCAGTCCagtcctcctccctcccctcctgcagcctggggtgGGGGCACAACAGGGAGAACCCAGGGTCACTGCCCATCACTCATCTCAGTGGCCTTATATCCAAATAAACTGGTGGGGCACAGTGACTTAGCtcccctaaaccctaacccccTTCCTGCTTTCTtggctttgtttctctttctatttctatatcctaaatgtattttatatttatattattcacattatatttatattatttatatccCATTTATGTTTGTGTTTACATCCAACTATTGATAATATTTCCCCTTTATTTGTTGCAAAGTTTACCCTACTTGGTGCTGGTCTGTAGGACAGAGACACTGCTGGGAAGAGTCTTCCAAGAGCAACGTGATGGGGATGCAAGTCCTGCCAGCTCTGAGGCAGCCAAAGGTCTGCCCTTGGACATCTCCTCAACCTGCCACCATCAAGGGGATCCAGGAACAGCAGAAAAGCCAGAGGGTTAAAATAGATCTGACATTGAGCAGACAGGGAAATTGTAAATTATTTGCTGCTCTCAGGCAGTTCTGGGACACAAAAAGGTGAAGGCTCCTTGGATTAGTCCTCACTTACTGAGGTGTAGAACTATCCTGGCGTGAATAAATGTGTAATTCAGGTTTGCAGTTATTGTAATTCAGGTTTGTAATTGTCCTCACCCTGCAGGACTTtggccctgccagccctcctgcagaattccctgctcccttccttGCCCCTGTGCTCCACCCTGGCTTCCCTCACCATTTGTATTTCTTACCTCTTTAAACATCTCTCCCTCACCTTCCTTTTACACCTTAATGGGATCTTAAAACTCTCTTGATTCCCCTAAATCTTTGGCTAGTCCAGAAAAGGTGTCTCTGaagccagggatggggagtctggttttctccatgttggatttttggggggacACTCTGGTTTTCTCTGTGCTGGTtcttttggggtgttttttggggttttttttgccataaGCACATTGCTGTCACTCCACTTACAGTGAGAATCATCACTGTCCCTTAAGTATAACACACTTCCAGGAATAATTGTCTGCCCTAAGGAATCTCATTTCAATCCTTTACACTCATTATTTCCAACTGACTTTGGGCATAACTCAATCACCACTtacaggagaaataaaaataccccATTCCTCAGGCCATGCAATAAAAAGAACATCCTAGAAATCCCACCCTCTGGATCATAACATCACCAAATACCTCCACATCATCCCAGGAGGGATATGAACGATTCCCTACACAAAGGATACTTGTAGGATGTTGTGTGGCCCCTCCAGGACATCTGTGATCCCCAGAATTAAACTGTGCTTGATAAAGATTTCATTGACAGCTGCCAGCCTCACGTCTGTGTTCACGTTTATCTGTGAGAGAATGAAAGGAAACAATAACATCTCTACAAAAGAAAAGTTGGGTCACGCTACAAACTGCAGCTGGATAATCCCAAATCCTGGGTTTCTGCCAGGAAAACGGTGACATGAGCAGAgtgtgggcagggcagggtgtcACCAGCCATCAGGATTGGCCTCTTCACCACCAGCAGACAGAAATCCCACTAAGGTTTATTTCTGTCATAGACAAAATGAGCTGAATTCACTTCCAGTGTCATGTTGTCCCTTCCatcccccagcagcccctgaggGAAGGACTCCTTTCCTGAACCTCTGTGCACCCCTACATTTGCCAGGTTTCCTCTTGGAGGAATCATTTGCTCCAAAATCCGTTTAAAAAGCCCCCTCTGGACTTTGAATGAAGCCTTTGCACTATTATTCTTCAAGCAACTCCACAGAAATTTCCACACTCCTGTGACTCCTCCACCAAGCAGTGGAGGCTGTGGGTGCTTTCTCTCACACCAGCATCACCTCCCTGCTTCCTTCTGCTGCCCAGTCTACCTTGGGTTTATCATTTTATTGCAACTTCTGTGTGTTAGGAGCTGCCTCTTTGTTCTGTTAcaaggcagctgctgtgggaccTCGACCCCAGAGCAGGAATAAACAATTCCCTTAAttccagaggcagcagaggcTGCCAGGACTGTCCACAGCTGCTGGTGAGCCCCTGTGCCTTCCCAccagctgtgggagcaggaACTGTGCTTTGCAAGGGGTTTGTCTCCAGGGTGACCTTGTGGCAGCCTctcagtacctgaaggggctccaagagggctggagagggaattCCACAaaggcatggagtgacaggacaaggggcaatggcatcacacagggagggcagggtcaggtgggatattggggagAAATCCTTGGCTTTgtgggtggggaggccctggcccaggttgcccagagaagctgtggctgcccctggatccctggaagtgtccaaggccaggctggaggggtcttggagcaacctgggctagtggaaggtgtccctggaaGGAGatggatctttaaggtcccttcccacccaaaccattccatgacctCCAGCCACAGCAGGAGCTTTGAGCCAACCTGAGCAGCTCCAACATTTCAGGCACCACAACCCCTCCCTTGGCTGTACAACCCCCCTCGCCTCAACCTGATCCCTGAACACTGTAAAAATATTCCCTCCTCCCTGGATAATTTATATTCTCAGTGTGCATCTAGGGAAGAAACTCCCCTCAGGAGTCCTGCTCCTCTTGCCCCACATTCCCCCACACAATTCCCTCCTCTCACCTTCCTCTGGCGCCGATCCATGACCAGTATGACCAGTACAGTGACTGCCACAGCAGCCAGGGTCACCAGCACACTGGACACCCAGGAGCGTCCAAAGGAACACAGCTGGACCGTGGAGTAAAGGTTTGTCCAGAGAGACATGTAGaaaacctggggaaaaaaataattaaagagaGACTGGGGATAGTCACAAACCCGTGAAAGTGAGAAAAGTCacacaaagaagaaaaccagcagtccctctcccttccctctcgTCATAAATTGAGTCACACGAGatttttcagagggtgagaaagGACAGAAGGGCTTTCCAACAATAaataagggaaagaaaggacTGGAAGGACTGAGTGAGCTCTAGTTTATTGTAAAAAATCACCAGTCACCAAAGACAGAAAGAGTGAATTATTAATGATGATTTATACCCAGGAAGGATTTCAACTGAGTTCTTCCATTTAGAGAAGAAATGCACTCACTGAGGCATATTAGTAATAATTCTAATAGTCCTGTATTTAGAAAGGTCCTGTGTCAAGGTGGTGCAGGGACCACTCAATTACAATAAAGCTCAAACAGTGGACACTGAAATGGCATCAAGGACCATGTTAAGGGCTGACAAACTTGGTCTTTCCATAAAGATGGgaaaaactgaatttctttACTTCAGACAGCAAGTATTTGGGCAGGAGATTGCCTGGAACCAAGTATGATGTGTACATAGCATGTCACAGCATCAGCTTGTAATAACATAATTTATTTGCACTAAACAGGGACCAAACCCCTCAAAACACTGAGCCCCCATCCCTACACTCTTAGTGAAAGGAGAAAAGGTTAAAAACCAGGCCTGTTGTAGGTATCTCAGCTACCTCAGCCACAGACAACCTGCTTTGGTGGGACTGTACCAGCAAGAGGTTGGAGGAGGTGCCTTGCCCTCCATCTACAGAAATTCTGTGAGCTGGGAGATCTGCTTTTTAACTcgattttaaaaatctgaagatATTCTGGTCCCGCTGCTATTTTAGACCGACGGACCAGTCAACTCTGGTTGCTGAGGGGACTGCCTGGAGTTGCTCGTCTTCTTCTGGTGAGAGAGGCTCCTCCACAGACCCCACCATCTGCTGCAAGGCCGGTACTTTGTCTGCAGGGGGCTGAGGGTGTGATCAAATCCAGCTCCTTGTTTTAgttcctggggtttttttgtacagCCATTATACCTGTCTTCTTCTCCTTTCACTAATAGTGTAGGAATTGGGGCTCAGTGTTTGGAGGGGGTTGGTGCCAAAGGAACCCACTAGGATGGTGAAAACCAGTATTTCCTCCCTGCCCAAGCCCTCCCTGGGCACAAGGAAACCAGGGGGAGGTGTTGGTGCCCTCGGGCAGTGCCTGGAGATCCCCCCTGTCCTCACCACGGCGATGGCAATCTGGAACGCCCGCGAGTTGTAGAACATGTACCTCCTCACTTCAGGCTTCAGGACACCATCCTGGATCAAGTCTTTCCACTGATCCAATGGCACCTGCTCAGGGAGCAAACACAGAACTAGAGCCACCCTCTGGTTTGggctcccagtcccaccagaCCCAGCCTGGGCAAACATTGTGGGGCCAGCCTGGCACTGCAACCCGAgtctgtgtcccctcccacaGAGAGCATCTCCAATCCCACCCACACAGCTCTCACAGACCAAAAACTTGTGTTCTTGCCCCATTTGCAGTGAGGAAAATCTGCCTGGAATATCTGCCTggaaagggcagggaaaggcacaggaggaaaaacacctttttaTGAGGAAGGACAAGACAAGACATTGTCCCAGGGATTCCCTGACCCATCAGAGTGACTTGCAGGCAGAATTAACTCCAACCCATGTTCAAAGAGTTTCCTCATGGAGGTTTAATCCAAGATCACCCCAGCTGACTTGCAGCTGAAGCTGAACTGAAACAAGCACCTctcaagacaaaaaaaccccaaagccctCTGTGATGTGGCTGTGAATGCAAATGATGCCAACCCAGCTGGTATTAAACTCCCACAGCGTCCCCAGGGCAGCTCACCTGGACCCCCAGGGCCTTCAGCTTCTCTGCACAAAGCTCCATGTcaaaggaggaggtggagcaggTGTTGTCCATGCTGAGCACCAGGAGCACCTGGTCTTTGAGGGGTTCTGCAAGAGCCCAAAGGAGCCATGAGCACCCCACTGCAGGGGGGTTTTctcccagcagccaggaaaCACACGGCCAAGGGAAGGCTGAGGAACTGAGGCCACCCTGATGTGTTGGAAAAGGATCCAGAATCCCCCTGGGACATTTCTAAGGAGCTCTGGAAGCAGCCTGATGTAAGGAGACAACCCACAAAAAGGGAGGAAACCCCAAACACTTCCAGGAGTGAGCAGAGATAACAAGAGATAACATGATGCTCTGATCTTCAGGCAGAT is drawn from Pseudopipra pipra isolate bDixPip1 chromosome 20, bDixPip1.hap1, whole genome shotgun sequence and contains these coding sequences:
- the TMEM268 gene encoding transmembrane protein 268 isoform X1, which encodes MAQKSQTGGTGKNGSSLLYCKSDLKEESLQWVTEPLKDQVLLVLSMDNTCSTSSFDMELCAEKLKALGVQVPLDQWKDLIQDGVLKPEVRRYMFYNSRAFQIAIAVVFYMSLWTNLYSTVQLCSFGRSWVSSVLVTLAAVAVTVLVILVMDRRQRKINVNTDVRLAAVNEIFIKHSLILGITDVLEGPHNILQLWFVQFSPERCLQALSSHLTHLQSTAQAGLRHRLDKLCVVMEAAAQPDLGTEDEEAPREESPLLSTGENLNKKPVTCNELLCLVPEGPPEAMAQQLLVIFSGFYVRLLVTGQLPGAVAGGHLEHSTVPCLCQFIQTTVLDSHQSWFRGR